A single Natrinema pellirubrum DSM 15624 DNA region contains:
- a CDS encoding NUDIX hydrolase gives MSTPEEDLQHENAGQDVIAVDADDTELELVNRLDAHTGDGIRHRAFTSLVFDGEGNILLAQRAPDKRLWGTYWDGTVASHPVEGQSQEEATRQRLEEELGISPDQYDDLQLTDRFEYKRYFENAGVEHEVCAVLQLTLSDRSLDPNEEEVAGLMWVPYERLHSNPEWYRQLRLCPWFEIAMRRDVR, from the coding sequence ATGAGTACGCCGGAGGAAGACCTCCAACACGAGAACGCCGGACAGGACGTGATCGCCGTCGACGCCGACGATACCGAACTCGAACTGGTCAACCGGCTCGACGCCCACACCGGCGACGGGATTCGTCACCGAGCATTTACCTCGCTCGTCTTCGACGGGGAGGGCAACATTTTGCTCGCACAGCGCGCGCCGGACAAGCGCCTGTGGGGCACCTACTGGGACGGCACCGTCGCCTCCCACCCCGTCGAGGGCCAGAGCCAGGAGGAAGCGACCCGCCAGCGTCTCGAGGAGGAACTGGGGATCTCCCCGGACCAGTACGACGACCTGCAGCTGACCGACCGGTTCGAGTACAAGCGCTACTTCGAGAACGCGGGCGTCGAACACGAGGTCTGTGCCGTCCTGCAGCTGACGCTGTCCGACCGGAGCCTCGATCCCAACGAGGAGGAGGTCGCCGGCCTGATGTGGGTCCCTTACGAGCGACTCCACTCGAACCCGGAGTGGTACCGCCAACTGCGACTCTGTCCGTGGTTCGAGATTGCGATGCGACGGGACGTGCGATAA
- a CDS encoding diacylglycerol/lipid kinase family protein: MQSEGPDDARAAADRVLVCNPVSGSGDHVDTVTALAEQHGFEIRRTEEAGDATRLAREAAPDADLVAAAGGDGTLNAVVNGVAAADALESTTIAVVPAGTGNNFATNVGIRGIEHAFSVIEEGRRREIDVGWANDRTFVNSCVGGITAEASSETTPESKAELGVLAYVKNTIETVGEFDSLPLRVETAAGPNGERARAWEGEAMFVLIGNCRRFTGARTAQADVEDGLLEVTIVEDAATTDLLSGAALEGLFGGDSTHIVRRRTPTLSIESRADAVEYSLDGETLETERLRLETEPGALTIPVGEAYRPDPDGGELWSLEPAG; the protein is encoded by the coding sequence ATGCAATCGGAGGGGCCGGACGACGCTCGAGCGGCCGCGGATCGCGTCCTCGTCTGCAACCCGGTCAGCGGCAGCGGGGACCACGTCGACACCGTCACCGCGCTCGCCGAGCAACACGGCTTCGAGATCCGACGGACCGAGGAGGCGGGCGACGCAACTCGACTCGCTCGCGAGGCCGCGCCCGACGCCGACCTCGTCGCCGCGGCCGGCGGCGACGGCACGCTCAATGCGGTCGTCAACGGCGTCGCGGCCGCCGACGCCCTCGAGTCGACAACGATCGCCGTCGTCCCCGCGGGGACGGGCAACAACTTCGCGACGAACGTCGGGATTCGGGGGATCGAGCATGCCTTTTCGGTGATCGAAGAGGGCCGCCGCCGGGAGATCGACGTCGGCTGGGCGAACGACCGAACCTTCGTCAACTCCTGTGTCGGGGGGATCACCGCCGAGGCCAGCAGCGAGACGACTCCCGAGAGCAAGGCCGAACTGGGTGTGCTGGCCTACGTCAAGAACACCATCGAGACGGTCGGGGAGTTCGACTCGCTCCCGCTGCGCGTCGAGACGGCCGCGGGCCCGAACGGCGAACGGGCCCGCGCCTGGGAGGGCGAGGCGATGTTCGTCCTCATCGGCAATTGCCGGCGTTTTACTGGCGCACGGACCGCACAGGCCGACGTCGAGGACGGCCTGCTCGAGGTGACGATCGTCGAAGACGCCGCGACGACGGACCTGCTGAGCGGCGCGGCCCTCGAGGGGTTGTTCGGCGGCGATAGCACGCACATCGTCCGCCGACGAACGCCGACGCTGTCGATCGAGAGCCGTGCGGACGCCGTCGAGTACAGTCTGGACGGCGAGACTCTCGAGACCGAACGGCTGCGACTCGAGACCGAGCCCGGCGCGCTCACGATTCCCGTCGGGGAGGCGTACCGCCCCGATCCCGACGGGGGCGAGCTATGGTCGCTCGAACCCGCCGGATAG
- a CDS encoding PHP domain-containing protein, protein MYTVDLHAHTRFFHGRRGLGDRFDPLGVRLLTEVAERRGLDGVATTNHDYYTPFDPAPDVATLPGIEITTDRGHVLVVGPDPPRATKPGALSPEEAVALAHDRDCAAIVAHPFRNSTVRELEDVPFDAIEVNGKHPRSQPLVEELAGERDLPLVGGSDAHYPVEVGRAYTVVEADRLTPESIVAAIRDGRVSATVSRSGFDSLLRRAYRVVHDRKGVIDAIDRPTPGVGTPPGEDDNSVEQ, encoded by the coding sequence GTGTACACCGTCGACCTCCACGCGCACACGCGATTCTTCCATGGCCGCCGCGGGCTCGGCGACCGGTTCGATCCGCTGGGCGTCAGACTCCTCACCGAGGTGGCCGAACGCCGCGGCCTCGACGGGGTCGCAACCACCAATCACGACTACTACACGCCGTTCGATCCCGCGCCCGACGTGGCGACGCTACCGGGCATCGAGATCACCACGGATCGGGGCCACGTCCTCGTCGTCGGCCCCGATCCGCCCCGTGCGACGAAACCCGGTGCGCTCTCGCCCGAAGAAGCCGTCGCGCTGGCCCACGACCGCGATTGTGCCGCCATCGTCGCCCACCCCTTCCGGAACAGCACGGTGCGGGAACTCGAGGACGTTCCCTTCGACGCGATCGAGGTCAACGGCAAACACCCCCGCTCGCAGCCGCTGGTCGAGGAGTTGGCCGGCGAACGCGACCTGCCGCTGGTCGGCGGCAGCGACGCCCACTACCCCGTCGAAGTGGGCCGGGCCTACACGGTCGTGGAGGCCGACCGGCTCACCCCCGAATCGATCGTCGCGGCCATCCGCGACGGCCGGGTGAGCGCGACCGTCTCGAGATCCGGGTTCGACAGCCTGCTGCGGCGGGCCTACCGCGTGGTCCACGACCGGAAGGGCGTGATCGACGCCATCGACCGCCCGACGCCCGGCGTGGGCACACCGCCCGGCGAGGACGACAACTCGGTCGAGCAGTAA
- a CDS encoding PAS domain-containing protein: MTTEKRSGNRNESVATDRAGDSNRDRPVAPDEAETLFHAVEGAVFLIDVERTGRDLEFTFRRVNPAYEAATGLTDASVTGKSLQNVFELRPDGETLRRYRECVEGGEPVDVSATRSLPVGQRTVETTLHPADSSGPVRRIVGIVRDISERETPERELERNRDLLTKAEDLAAVGGWELDLRTNDLRWTDGTRAIFEVDDDYEPTLPDAIEFYRPADRPRIRAFVEACRHDEESYDGVLEIVTAEGNDRWVRTVGKPVTEGGTVVALRGAVQDVTARKERERELQLFRKAVEQAGHGIIITDRSGTIEYVNPAYERDTGYSRTEAVGLNPRIVKSGKHDEAFYEDLWDTIGSGEIWESELVNRRKSGELYHVDQTIAPITDDAGEITHFVAIETDITAQRLRRQRLGVLNRILRHNIRNAMNVIKGNATRLRTASAAAERHTAVTAIEEQAADLLKISENAAAVRDLFQRERDADATCDVGAMVSRLAADFDEQYPDAAITVTAPDSVPVQADDRLEMAIREAIHNAVSHNDRPVPDVTVGVTPPEATDSGDWVDIVIADNGPGIPAEERPMIELGHETPLVHGTGLELWLIYWVTKNVGGELRISENEPRGTIVTLRVPPAT; this comes from the coding sequence ATGACCACCGAGAAACGCTCCGGAAACCGAAACGAGTCGGTCGCGACCGATCGGGCGGGGGATTCGAATCGGGACCGACCGGTGGCCCCCGACGAGGCCGAAACGCTGTTTCACGCCGTCGAGGGGGCAGTCTTTCTAATCGACGTCGAACGGACGGGGCGGGATCTCGAGTTCACGTTCCGACGCGTCAACCCGGCCTACGAAGCGGCGACTGGCCTGACCGACGCGTCGGTCACTGGAAAGTCCTTACAGAACGTGTTCGAGTTGCGTCCCGACGGCGAGACGCTCCGCCGTTACCGGGAGTGTGTCGAGGGCGGAGAGCCGGTCGATGTCAGCGCGACGCGTTCGTTGCCGGTCGGGCAACGAACCGTCGAGACGACGCTGCACCCGGCCGACTCGAGCGGTCCGGTTCGCCGGATCGTCGGCATCGTTCGTGACATCTCCGAACGGGAGACGCCGGAGCGTGAACTCGAGCGGAACCGGGACCTCCTGACGAAAGCGGAGGACCTCGCGGCCGTCGGCGGGTGGGAACTCGATCTCCGAACGAACGATCTCCGGTGGACCGACGGGACGCGAGCGATCTTCGAGGTCGACGACGACTACGAGCCGACGCTTCCGGACGCGATCGAGTTCTACCGGCCCGCCGATCGGCCCCGGATTCGGGCGTTCGTCGAGGCATGTCGACACGACGAGGAGTCGTACGACGGCGTCCTCGAAATCGTCACGGCCGAGGGGAACGACCGATGGGTCCGGACGGTCGGGAAACCGGTCACGGAGGGCGGAACCGTCGTCGCGTTACGCGGCGCGGTTCAGGACGTCACGGCTCGGAAGGAACGCGAGCGGGAGTTGCAGCTCTTCCGAAAAGCGGTCGAACAGGCCGGTCACGGGATCATCATCACGGATCGCAGCGGGACCATCGAGTACGTCAACCCGGCTTACGAACGGGACACCGGATACAGCCGAACGGAGGCCGTCGGTCTGAATCCACGGATCGTCAAGTCCGGAAAGCACGACGAGGCGTTCTACGAGGACCTCTGGGACACGATCGGCTCGGGCGAGATCTGGGAAAGCGAACTCGTCAACCGGCGCAAGTCCGGCGAACTGTACCACGTCGACCAGACGATCGCACCGATTACCGACGACGCGGGCGAGATCACGCATTTCGTGGCCATCGAGACCGATATCACGGCACAGCGGTTGCGGCGACAGCGTCTGGGCGTCCTCAACAGAATCCTGCGACACAACATCCGAAATGCGATGAACGTCATCAAAGGGAACGCGACCCGGCTCCGGACGGCGTCCGCCGCGGCGGAGCGTCACACCGCCGTGACGGCGATCGAAGAGCAGGCGGCCGACCTCCTCAAGATCAGCGAGAACGCGGCCGCCGTTCGGGACCTGTTCCAGCGGGAGCGAGACGCCGACGCGACCTGTGACGTCGGCGCGATGGTCTCGAGGCTGGCGGCCGACTTCGACGAGCAGTACCCGGACGCCGCGATCACGGTCACGGCCCCCGATTCCGTCCCGGTACAGGCCGACGACCGCCTGGAGATGGCAATCCGAGAGGCGATCCACAACGCCGTCAGTCACAACGACCGCCCCGTCCCGGACGTGACGGTCGGCGTCACCCCGCCCGAGGCGACCGACAGCGGTGACTGGGTCGACATCGTGATCGCCGACAACGGCCCCGGCATCCCGGCGGAAGAACGACCGATGATCGAACTGGGTCACGAGACGCCGCTCGTCCACGGCACCGGCCTCGAGCTGTGGCTCATCTACTGGGTGACGAAGAACGTCGGGGGCGAACTGCGGATCAGCGAGAACGAGCCGCGTGGCACGATCGTCACGCTCCGGGTGCCGCCGGCGACGTAG
- a CDS encoding Lrp/AsnC family transcriptional regulator, which translates to MDDLDRQILDILRRDSRTPYTEIADEVGTSEGTVRNRVERMLDDDVIERFTISTRTGNVQAMIELSVAVDVDTKAVSERIAEWNEVDFVWMVSGEQDVVLVVDAADTRGVNDLITKARDQEEVVSTKTRLILDEELG; encoded by the coding sequence ATGGACGACCTGGACCGACAGATCCTCGATATTCTCCGGCGAGACAGCCGAACGCCCTACACGGAGATCGCCGACGAAGTGGGGACCAGCGAGGGGACCGTCCGGAACCGCGTCGAGCGAATGCTAGACGACGACGTCATCGAGCGCTTTACGATCTCGACCCGGACGGGCAACGTCCAGGCGATGATCGAACTCAGCGTCGCGGTCGACGTCGACACCAAGGCCGTCTCCGAGCGGATCGCCGAGTGGAACGAGGTCGACTTCGTCTGGATGGTCTCGGGCGAACAGGACGTCGTCCTCGTCGTCGACGCCGCGGACACGCGCGGGGTCAACGATCTGATCACCAAGGCCCGCGATCAGGAGGAGGTCGTGAGTACGAAAACGCGGCTGATTCTGGACGAGGAACTCGGCTGA
- the carA gene encoding glutamine-hydrolyzing carbamoyl-phosphate synthase small subunit has protein sequence MTEAYVALEGGHVLEGRGRADGTARGEIVFTTAYTGYEESLTDPSYEEQILTFSYPLIGNYGVREERFEDDRIHPRAAIAKEFTDEIVDWFEREGIPAVDHLDTRDVVTDIRDGGAMKCGIAVGEDVTEEDALEQLEACKAMSDHTDIGAQVSVDEPEVYGEDNDGETVALIDCGAKGSIISSLLERDATVHVLPYDADVSAVEAVDPDLLFISNGPGDPVNFGQAITLVEAFVEDTPVAGICLGQQIVAEALGGSTEKMTFGHRGVNQPVLDLESGQVVMTTQNHGYTVADPGEHLEVTQINVNDDTPEGIDGVEYDVITRQYHPEANPGPHDTLDFFDDVLAMASGRADSQAVPADD, from the coding sequence ATGACGGAAGCCTACGTCGCACTGGAAGGCGGCCACGTACTCGAGGGACGTGGTCGTGCCGACGGGACTGCCCGCGGCGAAATCGTATTCACAACAGCGTATACCGGCTACGAGGAGAGTCTCACCGATCCCTCCTACGAGGAGCAGATCCTCACGTTCTCGTATCCGCTAATCGGCAACTACGGCGTCCGCGAGGAGCGCTTCGAGGACGACCGCATCCACCCCCGCGCCGCGATCGCCAAGGAGTTCACCGACGAGATCGTCGACTGGTTCGAGCGCGAGGGGATCCCGGCGGTCGACCACCTCGACACCCGCGACGTCGTCACCGACATCCGCGACGGCGGCGCGATGAAATGCGGTATCGCCGTCGGCGAGGACGTCACCGAGGAGGACGCCTTAGAGCAACTCGAGGCCTGCAAGGCGATGAGCGACCACACCGACATCGGCGCACAGGTCAGCGTCGACGAGCCCGAGGTCTACGGCGAAGACAACGACGGCGAGACGGTCGCACTGATCGACTGCGGCGCGAAGGGCTCGATCATCAGCTCGCTGCTCGAGCGCGACGCGACGGTTCACGTGCTGCCCTACGACGCCGACGTGTCCGCGGTCGAGGCCGTCGACCCCGATCTGCTCTTCATCTCGAACGGCCCGGGCGACCCGGTCAACTTCGGGCAAGCGATCACCCTCGTCGAGGCGTTCGTCGAGGACACGCCCGTTGCGGGCATCTGTCTCGGCCAGCAGATCGTCGCCGAGGCCCTCGGCGGGTCGACCGAAAAGATGACCTTCGGCCACCGCGGCGTCAACCAGCCCGTCCTCGACTTAGAGTCCGGGCAGGTCGTGATGACCACCCAGAACCACGGCTACACCGTTGCCGACCCCGGGGAACACCTCGAGGTCACCCAGATCAACGTCAACGACGACACGCCGGAAGGAATCGACGGCGTCGAGTACGACGTGATCACCCGCCAGTACCATCCCGAGGCCAACCCCGGCCCGCACGACACCCTCGACTTCTTCGACGACGTCCTCGCCATGGCTTCCGGGCGAGCGGACTCGCAGGCGGTTCCGGCCGACGACTAA
- a CDS encoding FAD-binding protein, translated as MGADSDDTDGRTDREFDADVAVVGGGPAGCAAGVFTARAGLETTIFDRGPSSLRRCVSLENYLGFPGGIDVETFLDLAQDHAETAGCRCREALVESVALPADGGFRLETQDGASYRTRYVIAASKYDGSYLRGLDDPDALFVTEERDGETVERFDETYPDADGRTPVDGLYVAGPLAGCGDQAIIAAGHGATVARSLLRDRREDAGYWGRFAERYDWRRDAADRAEEWADPDRWVDLFESDAPEEYDPAEIRRLAEAYADEREGSYVDPETANRRAERGQRRLAAALDDDVLLEAVDDDAIRAYVRDADGDEPTRD; from the coding sequence ATGGGCGCAGACAGCGACGACACGGACGGCCGCACCGACCGCGAGTTCGATGCCGACGTAGCCGTCGTCGGCGGCGGGCCGGCCGGCTGCGCCGCCGGCGTCTTCACCGCGCGAGCGGGCCTCGAGACGACGATCTTCGACCGCGGCCCCTCGTCGCTACGGCGGTGTGTCTCCCTCGAGAACTACCTCGGCTTCCCCGGCGGGATCGACGTCGAGACCTTCCTCGATCTCGCACAGGATCACGCCGAGACGGCGGGCTGTCGGTGCCGCGAGGCCCTCGTCGAGTCCGTCGCGTTGCCGGCCGACGGCGGGTTTCGGCTCGAGACGCAGGACGGAGCGTCCTACCGGACGCGGTACGTGATCGCCGCGAGTAAGTACGATGGCTCGTATCTCCGCGGGCTCGACGACCCCGACGCGCTGTTCGTCACCGAGGAGCGCGACGGCGAGACGGTCGAGCGCTTCGACGAAACCTATCCCGACGCCGACGGCCGGACGCCGGTCGACGGACTCTACGTCGCCGGCCCGCTGGCGGGCTGTGGCGATCAGGCGATTATCGCGGCCGGCCACGGCGCGACGGTCGCCCGGTCGCTGCTCCGGGACCGCCGCGAGGACGCGGGCTACTGGGGCCGGTTCGCCGAGCGCTACGACTGGCGACGCGACGCCGCAGACAGGGCCGAGGAGTGGGCCGATCCCGACCGCTGGGTCGATCTGTTCGAATCGGACGCCCCCGAGGAGTACGACCCCGCCGAGATCCGTCGCCTCGCGGAGGCCTACGCCGACGAGCGCGAGGGCAGCTACGTCGACCCCGAAACTGCGAACCGGCGGGCCGAACGCGGCCAGCGACGGCTTGCGGCCGCGCTCGACGACGACGTGCTGCTCGAGGCCGTCGACGACGACGCGATCCGCGCGTACGTTCGCGACGCGGACGGCGACGAGCCGACGAGGGACTGA
- a CDS encoding ABC transporter substrate-binding protein, giving the protein MDPTPQADRSRRAFVATGIAAGSAAVAGCIGGIDSESTSDGDSYTVSMAPMGEVEFDSVPEDAFVSFPQYADMAVALGHGDAVTTLFAPDMSGATMNTYYDRLEGVSFEWEGLENPLAEGLSEEQLYALDSDVHFLDPSYPVKTDDDWDDSRIADVADQIGPWVGNFHSGVHSEPASAYADSYEYYTLWELFERVAAVFREEERYEALAEVHADLRSHIASKLPPESERPTVARVTLDDGQFFAYHLNADGYWQADTRPLGARDVFADRDWERDWGTVGYEAMLEEDPDVILHLWGITPRYAIGNVRKRLANDSAGSQLTAVQDDRVVPGGMRYQGPLMHLFQLEMTAKQLYPEQFGEWPGYESGESYPEIPAAEQLFDRQRVAEIVTEGA; this is encoded by the coding sequence ATGGATCCGACCCCACAGGCGGACCGAAGCCGTCGCGCGTTCGTCGCGACGGGTATCGCGGCCGGCAGTGCGGCAGTAGCCGGCTGTATCGGCGGAATCGATTCCGAATCGACGAGCGATGGCGACTCCTATACCGTCTCGATGGCCCCGATGGGCGAGGTCGAGTTCGATTCCGTTCCCGAGGACGCCTTCGTCTCCTTCCCCCAGTATGCGGACATGGCCGTCGCACTCGGTCATGGCGACGCGGTCACCACCCTCTTTGCGCCCGACATGTCCGGCGCGACGATGAACACCTACTACGACCGCCTCGAGGGCGTGTCCTTCGAGTGGGAAGGGCTCGAGAACCCCCTCGCGGAGGGACTCAGCGAAGAGCAACTCTACGCCCTCGACAGCGACGTTCACTTCCTCGACCCGTCCTACCCCGTCAAGACCGACGACGACTGGGACGACTCGAGGATCGCGGACGTCGCCGATCAGATCGGCCCGTGGGTCGGCAACTTCCACAGCGGCGTCCACAGCGAGCCCGCGTCGGCCTACGCCGACAGCTACGAGTACTACACGCTCTGGGAGCTGTTCGAGCGGGTCGCCGCGGTCTTTCGCGAGGAAGAACGCTACGAGGCCCTCGCCGAAGTCCACGCCGACCTGCGTTCACACATCGCGTCGAAGCTCCCGCCCGAGAGCGAGCGGCCGACGGTCGCCCGCGTCACGCTGGACGACGGCCAGTTCTTCGCCTACCACCTCAATGCGGACGGCTACTGGCAGGCGGACACGCGCCCGCTCGGGGCCCGCGACGTCTTCGCCGACCGGGACTGGGAGCGCGACTGGGGCACCGTCGGCTACGAGGCGATGCTCGAGGAAGATCCCGACGTGATCCTCCACCTCTGGGGGATCACGCCCCGATACGCCATCGGCAACGTTCGCAAGCGGCTGGCAAACGACTCCGCCGGCAGCCAGCTCACCGCGGTTCAGGACGACCGGGTCGTCCCCGGCGGGATGCGCTATCAGGGGCCGCTCATGCACCTCTTCCAGCTCGAGATGACGGCCAAGCAGCTTTACCCCGAGCAGTTCGGCGAGTGGCCCGGCTACGAGTCGGGCGAGTCCTACCCCGAGATTCCGGCCGCCGAGCAGCTGTTCGACCGCCAGCGCGTCGCGGAGATCGTCACCGAGGGCGCGTAG
- a CDS encoding SIMPL domain-containing protein, whose translation MDRRRFLAASSIGLAAAVAGCTGSATEGDDDPESGSTTDSNTNDDADGEITVSADGEVEAEPDQATVDVGVTATGESADAVTDELASGAERLRETFDDLGIPDENVEEGRYRVHPARGRETDGFEGSHSFDVTLSDVDRVGEVIDAAIEAGADDVGRVRFTLQEETRSTLREDAIDAALANADAEAAHIADNREVEITGTAAVTTGDVQVHTVRTEASDDAAGGAGGAPPTEIDADPVSVTASVTVTYDFEE comes from the coding sequence ATGGATCGACGACGATTCCTCGCGGCCTCGAGTATCGGGCTCGCGGCCGCAGTGGCAGGATGTACCGGAAGCGCGACCGAGGGCGACGACGACCCCGAGTCGGGGTCGACTACGGACTCGAACACGAACGACGATGCCGACGGCGAGATCACGGTGAGTGCCGACGGTGAGGTCGAGGCCGAACCGGATCAGGCGACGGTCGATGTCGGGGTCACTGCGACCGGCGAAAGCGCCGACGCGGTCACCGACGAACTCGCCAGCGGTGCCGAACGGCTCCGCGAGACCTTCGACGACCTCGGCATCCCCGACGAGAACGTCGAGGAGGGGCGGTACCGCGTCCATCCCGCTCGCGGGCGCGAGACCGACGGGTTCGAGGGGTCTCACTCGTTCGACGTGACCCTCTCCGATGTCGACCGGGTCGGCGAGGTCATCGACGCCGCGATCGAGGCCGGTGCCGACGACGTCGGCCGGGTCCGGTTTACGCTACAGGAGGAGACCCGATCGACGCTACGCGAGGACGCGATCGACGCCGCGCTCGCGAACGCCGACGCGGAGGCGGCACACATCGCCGACAACCGCGAGGTCGAGATCACGGGAACGGCGGCCGTTACGACCGGTGACGTACAGGTGCATACGGTCCGTACCGAAGCCAGCGACGACGCGGCCGGCGGTGCCGGCGGGGCCCCGCCGACCGAAATCGACGCCGATCCGGTCAGCGTGACCGCGAGCGTGACGGTCACCTACGACTTCGAGGAGTGA
- the cysK gene encoding cysteine synthase A yields MDSSLPAAAEIDAAATVDELIGETPLLRLDAVADNCVGKVEAANPYSVKDRIARAIIDAAEREGALEPGGTVVESTSGNTGIGLAAVSAARGYDCVLTMPESMSTERRQLLRALGADLELTPAEDGMGGANERAAEIVADRENAVLAGQFENEANPTAHRETTGPEIWAATDGAVDAVVAGVGTGGTITGVSEYIKEERGKTEFTSVAVEPAESPTLSELSSDGHDIQGIGPGFVPEILRTELVDEVRAVEADDARAAARTLGREEGLLVGISAGAAIAAAADYAADNPDELIVVVLPDTGERYLSTDLYDIED; encoded by the coding sequence ATGGACTCATCGCTTCCCGCCGCAGCCGAGATCGATGCCGCAGCGACCGTCGACGAACTGATCGGCGAGACGCCGCTGTTGCGACTCGATGCCGTCGCCGACAACTGTGTCGGGAAAGTCGAGGCGGCCAACCCCTACTCCGTCAAAGACCGGATCGCGCGGGCGATCATCGATGCCGCCGAGCGCGAGGGCGCTCTCGAGCCCGGCGGCACCGTCGTCGAATCGACCAGCGGCAACACGGGGATCGGGCTGGCGGCCGTCTCGGCCGCTCGAGGCTACGACTGTGTGCTGACGATGCCCGAATCGATGTCGACCGAGCGCCGCCAGCTCCTGCGGGCGCTGGGGGCCGACCTCGAGCTGACCCCTGCCGAGGACGGGATGGGCGGCGCCAACGAGCGGGCCGCGGAAATCGTCGCCGATCGGGAGAACGCCGTCCTCGCGGGCCAGTTCGAGAACGAGGCCAACCCGACGGCCCACCGGGAGACGACCGGCCCCGAGATCTGGGCGGCTACGGACGGCGCGGTCGACGCGGTCGTCGCCGGTGTCGGGACCGGCGGCACGATCACGGGCGTCTCGGAGTACATCAAGGAAGAGCGGGGGAAGACCGAGTTCACGTCGGTCGCGGTCGAACCCGCCGAGTCGCCGACCCTCTCGGAACTCAGTTCCGACGGCCACGACATCCAGGGGATCGGCCCCGGCTTCGTCCCGGAGATCCTCCGGACCGAACTCGTCGACGAGGTCCGGGCCGTCGAGGCCGACGACGCCAGGGCCGCGGCCCGGACACTCGGCCGCGAGGAGGGGTTGCTCGTGGGCATCTCCGCCGGTGCAGCGATCGCGGCCGCCGCCGACTACGCCGCCGACAACCCCGACGAACTGATCGTCGTCGTCCTCCCCGACACCGGCGAACGCTACCTCTCGACGGACCTCTACGACATCGAGGACTGA
- a CDS encoding enoyl-CoA hydratase/isomerase family protein, with translation MESVGSGLAAIDWHDDRADVYLSRPDKRNAMTVPLMDDLITAFERVDADEDIRAATLLGEGPVFCAGMDLEMMRDRVEPDAGIDRNKFPEVLETIEETRQPVVVGIKRAAPAGAFELTLPCDFRIIGRNAKYGLLEVQLGTFPHAGGTQRLPRLVGLSKAKEIVLTGEFVDPEEAADIGLAHEVVDTDDVDERAKAFADKLCENAPLGLRNAKKALNAALETPLEQGLAYERQLAYEIDDTHDYREGFEARLEGREPEFRGE, from the coding sequence ATGGAATCCGTTGGCAGTGGCCTCGCGGCGATCGACTGGCACGACGACCGGGCCGACGTCTACCTCTCGCGACCCGACAAGCGAAACGCGATGACCGTCCCGCTCATGGACGACCTCATCACGGCCTTCGAGCGGGTCGACGCCGACGAGGACATCCGTGCCGCCACCCTGCTCGGCGAAGGGCCGGTCTTCTGTGCCGGGATGGACCTCGAGATGATGCGCGACCGGGTCGAGCCCGACGCTGGGATCGACCGCAACAAATTCCCCGAGGTCCTCGAGACGATCGAGGAGACCCGCCAACCGGTCGTGGTCGGCATCAAACGCGCCGCGCCCGCGGGCGCGTTCGAACTCACGCTGCCCTGTGACTTCCGGATCATCGGCCGAAACGCGAAGTACGGCCTGCTCGAGGTCCAACTGGGGACCTTCCCCCATGCAGGGGGCACGCAGCGGCTCCCCCGGCTGGTCGGACTCTCGAAGGCCAAAGAGATCGTCCTGACCGGCGAGTTCGTCGACCCCGAGGAGGCCGCCGACATCGGCCTGGCCCACGAGGTCGTCGACACCGACGACGTCGACGAGCGGGCGAAGGCCTTCGCCGACAAACTCTGTGAGAACGCGCCGCTCGGTCTGCGAAACGCGAAGAAAGCCCTCAACGCCGCCCTCGAGACCCCCCTCGAGCAGGGGCTGGCCTACGAGCGCCAACTGGCCTACGAGATCGACGACACCCACGACTACCGCGAGGGGTTCGAGGCGCGACTCGAGGGCCGGGAACCCGAGTTCCGCGGCGAATAA